The following proteins are co-located in the Halalkalicoccus subterraneus genome:
- a CDS encoding PadR family transcriptional regulator — protein sequence MRSPKLLPLALLALNEEGQIEGITRFQKLVFMAQMEIDDLQTRKYEFDSYKYGPFSKELYDDLDRLARNGYINRSVEKTGNENEKHIYSITEKGSDYIFQILERDSTQDDLAVEDLRQLKEEYNDMPILQLIRLIYNQHPEYAKDSKLDV from the coding sequence ATGCGGAGCCCGAAACTGCTTCCCCTAGCCTTACTCGCATTAAATGAAGAGGGGCAGATAGAGGGCATTACCCGTTTTCAGAAATTAGTCTTCATGGCTCAAATGGAAATAGACGATCTACAGACTCGTAAATATGAATTTGATAGCTACAAGTACGGCCCATTCTCCAAGGAACTTTATGACGACTTAGACCGGCTTGCTAGGAATGGGTATATTAATCGGTCAGTTGAGAAGACTGGTAATGAAAATGAAAAACACATCTACTCTATCACAGAGAAGGGGAGTGATTACATTTTTCAAATTTTAGAGCGAGATTCAACTCAGGATGATTTAGCAGTAGAGGACTTAAGACAGCTAAAAGAGGAATATAACGATATGCCGATACTCCAACTAATTCGATTAATCTATAATCAACACCCAGAATATGCTAAAGATAGTAAATTAGACGTATAA